The nucleotide window GAGGTTGAAATGCTTCAACAGCTTGGTAAACATGACAAAGGGGGCAATCGGTAAGTAATTGCCTGTTTAATCTACTTTTATCCTATAACCTATGTACACATTCATGCGCTTTTGTTATTTGTCAAGTGGTTGAACTGGTTTGTTCCTTGCAGTTGTGTACAAATACGGAACTGGTTTGACTATCGTAATCATATCTGTATTGTAAGTATATGATTGATTTGGACGGATTAATTTCCCCACCTaacgaatcttatggggattaaAGATTTTGGATGAACTTAAATGGTTTAACAGGTCTTTGAGAAGCTTGGACCAAGCTTATACGATTTCCTTCGGAAAAACAATTACCGCTCATTTCCCATTGATCTTGTCCGTGAGATTGGAAGACAACTGTTGGAATGTATAGCATGTGTGTAAAAAATGCTTTGTACACATTTCTTTTCCTCAATCATACATATAATAGATTCAATATGTAGGCTTTGAGCTGAATATAACTTTGTGCCTCGTGATCGGAGCATATGTTGGATTTATTAGTACTCGGGATTGATAATACCATCATGCATACCTTCCAATTCTTTCCCCAACTGTTTTGTGTTGTAATTAATTATGATTCTGCTTATCTCTtgtagttatgcatgatttgcgCCTGATCCATACTGACTTGAAGCCTGAGAACATTCTTCTCAACTCCTCAGAATATGTAAAGGTTCCTGACTACAAGGTAAACTTTGTTTGATTGATCAGCGTTATGTTTGTGTGCTCTTTTAATATTGTGCTAGCTGCACCCTGACGTTGTAATTTGTTCTTGATGCTATTGCATAGGCTAATGTTTGTCAATTATTTCATACAGGTTTCTTCAAGGTCACCAAAAGATGGTTCTTACTATAAAAGAATTCCAAAATCAAGTGCTATAAAGGTAATAGATTTTGGTAGCACGACTTACGATCGTCAGAATCAGACGTATATAGTATCAACTCGTCATTACCGTGCACCCGAAGTTATTCTAGGTAAGGAGTTAAGACATctatgtttatttttcttttttcctgcTCTTTGAAGTTGTGAATTAATTCACCATCTCTATTTCAGGGCTTGGATGGTCATACCCATGTGATATATGGAGTGTTGGGTGTATCCTAGTGGAGCTATGTTCGGTATGTTATGTTCAATCTGGCTGGACTATGGTTCCTTCATTTTTATTGGTTGCAGTTACTGAATTGTGCAACTTCATTCAGGGAGAAGCATTGTTTCAAACACATGAGAATTTAGAACACCTTGCTATGATGGAGAAGGTATTGGGTCCCCTGCCTCAGCACATGCTGAAAAGAGTGGAGTAAGTTGTAGATTTGGTCTCTTGTGCTACACTTACTTTCAGATTCCAGAAGAGATGTCTCTTCTTTCATTACACTAAATTTTAATCTGCTGTAATCAGTCGGCAAGCTGAAAAGTATGTTAGAAGAGGGCGTTTAGACTGGCCCGAAGGAGCAACATCTCGTGACAGTATCAAAGCTGTGTTAAAGTTGGCCCGCCTTCAGGTACAATGCTAATTCCTTTCTCATCTATTGGTTGAATGAAATTTGCACTGTTGTTTATGGCTATTGTGTTTGGTGTCACAGAACATTATCATGCAGCATGTGGATCATTCTGCTGGAGATCTTATTAATCTATTGCAAGGACTTCTTAGGTATGATCCTTCAGAAAGATTGACTGCTCGTGAAGCCTTGCGGCATCCATTCTTCACCCGTGATCATCTTAGGAGGTAGAAGATTTTCCCTTTGCATGATGGTAGCTCCAAACATGAATGCTATTGCTGTGTGAGGCTTGAAGTAGAGCATGCTCTGTTGGTTCAGCTCAGTCTACACAATCTCGCAATGTAAAGAGCTCCAAATTTACTGGGTTCTTACGGGGTTTTGTATACTAGTCATGGTGATGGTGGAAGTCATGCCTGTGTATATAATATTTAACCCTTGATTAACTAACAAAATGTAATTAGATTTGAGCATTGCTTCTAATTTCAGCTGTTGTGAGAGCACCGCTTGCTAAAAGTTATTGATTTTTTCTTCTATGCAATCTGTTTGCTCTTTAAACTGAGCGTACTGTTCACTAGAAACTTCACGATGAAAGAGCTTGCACTTGCTAGAAAATGATTTGTGCACAAGTAATAAAGATGGAGCGGAAAGTTGTCCCAGTGCTAGTTAGCTGAAATTTTTGTGGTTGGAGCAACATCCAAATTGAAATCTTATGTtgctttattttaaactttttaactATATGGACTATATTTACTTGATATAGCACGAAAGATCGATAAGGTGTCACTGCTGTCTGTAATCAATGAAGGTGGGTTATATGTTTACTTTGATAACAAAAAGCAGACTTGTTAATGCTGTATGAAGAATTAATACGAGGAAGTTTAGCAACAAAAAAAAGATTAATACGAGGGAAAAAAAAGAAGTGGTTGCTGGCTACTAGAAACAAATAGATAAGGGAAGCGCAATTCGGCTGTAATTGCGATTTAACATCTACACAAATCGAAATTGATCATAATTATGTGCTACAGTTTTATATTTAGGGGACATAATCTCCCAGACCATTTATCCCATTGTATCGGGTAATTAATGTAGTTGTTCTTTACTGTTCCAATCAACTGCGTCAAATAATACTTTAACACTTTCTTTTATCCATCATAAAGGTTGTATTTGCGTATACATAAGAGTTAGAAACAGCTAGGTTTCAAATATCCTTGAGCTAATGAAGTCAAACAGAGAAGGAGACTGGAAAGATGTTAGGAACAAATTTGCCTTCAAATAACAGTCGACCTAATCTTTCTCACGTTAAATTTCAAAAGAACGACCAATAAAGATGTTACAATCCCCAACGATATTGGCTTCAACCTTAGCTTTTGCTTTGCTTTTCTTGGTGGTTTAGAGCCCAGCAAGTGCAACAGGAGCTGTAATACCCAACCAACTATTTTTACGAACCACAGCAAGCTGATCTCTGGGCAGCTTGACTACCTCCAGCTCCTGCATCTGGTTGAGCGTCGAAGGGCAGTCTATTGAGAAGAAAACAAGTTGCGCGTTCAGGTTTGTACTCAACTGCAAGTGCTTGGACCTTTGAAGTAGGATGAGCCCTCTTGCTTTTTCATCCATGTCAGCTTGTTCCCTACAAGTATTTTGGTGACATTGTCTGAGGCATGCTGCTCAATGTTACGAATAATGTTGTTAAAGGAGGATTCATCAGTAACATCATACACCATTAACAATATACCCATGGCTCCACGATAGTAAGCAGTAGTGATAGTCCGAAACCGTTCCTGACCAGCTTTAGACAAAAAAGAACTCAAAACCTGTGAgcagaaaggaaagaaaagggacagaaagttcttgagattttgctTTGTTTATCTTGAAATTCATATGTTTATATTTACTTCATTTCTCTTCTTTAGTTTATGTAACAATAATAGTTTGGAGATGTTGAATGGCTGATTAACTAATGAAATGAGATTGTCTTAATTAGTGGTGTCAAAATGGCAAAAAATAATTATTCGTTCATATtattcattaataatattttttttttaaaatagtcaaaagaaaagaagtgatatatatttattgatttaatataaatacaattacgaatatACGGTCAAAACTTATCCGCACCTTGGCACCTTTTTTTCGCTTTATGGTCCTCTACTATTAGCTCCAAAAGCAAAGGTCATAGAATAACttttttttcttgtcttttttccTTTCTACTTTGACGCACTACCCTATAAGATGAAGAAATGCTCTCTATTTGGTGTTGaccaaacatatttttttttttataaaatagataatattttctttaaaattacaTTTTACCAAATGAACAAAAATGACATCCTTTACTTTTGGACTCAAATTAATTTTATTCACAACTATCTCAATATCTTGACTTCATATTGTTACTCCAACTTGCACTTAAATATTATTATCAATATGTAATACTAAAAATTGTTCATCAAAACACTATCTACATTATTATCAATTTCGGATGAACATTTTATACCCCACAACCAAATATCGTTAAAgactttttaggaaaataattttgaaaaaggcgaaatggcttcctggccacttaaacttgttgGGGTTTTAAAAGCCGATACATAAACTTATAACTTTCTCATTTAAACACGCGGACTTATTTTTTCCataactaataaacacatttgaccATTGACCATGCCCATGTGGCGTCAGTTGGTCCTAATCAACAGCCCGCGTGAGGAACACGATGCACAGGAGCGTGAAAACCCCCTTCCCAACGCCCAACAGTACAAAATGGGTTGTGTTTAATTGTGTTCTTATTTATTCCTTTTAAAATACCCCTTCCTCCATTTTTTAAAATCTGAAGttccattttcaattttttttcttcattttttcagaCCGTGAAAATAGTGGAAAGTTGTATATTTTGTCATTGTAGAGCTGAAGCTAAGTTTTGAACTTCCCCATAATTTCTCCTTCCAAGTTCGTTGAACTCCTTGAACCCATTAGTGGCATCTTTCAATTCTGAAAGTCGAAAAACCTGAGCTTTCCCTGGACACAGTGACACAGACACAGGAGGATGAGGGTCGGTATTTGCATCAGTTTCCTTCTCAGGCTTGCGAATACATGAGGCAAATTGGCTCTTTCCACCTTGTTTGGTTCTACTGCCTATCATGTGGATTAACAAACATAATCCAACtaaacataacaagaaactcaaaGTAGAAGACCCGACTATGAGCAGTAGTTGACGCAATTGATGCTGATGCTGATGCTTCATCATTTCCGAGTTTTGGAGCATGCAAACATCCGAACAAGAGCTATTCTGGCAAAGAGAGCAAGGAGTACATACCCTGTATGCATTTTCAGTACAAGAACTAGAAGGGAAGAATCCTTCGGAACAATTCACCCCACAAGGTGAACAAATCTTTAGATCTTTCCTAACACACAAATTTATCAAATCAGGCTTATTCAAAAGACTTGCATTAAAGAGGGGACCAGGGTTAGGGTTTTCGCGCTCTTGACGTGTAAGATATCCATTGGTTATTTGCTGACTGGATGGACACGTATGTGTATGTGTAATACACTCACACATGGTCTCTTGTCAGATGTGTTTATTAGTTATGGAAAAAACGAGTTCAAGTGTTtaaatgagaaaataaaaaatttatgtaTCGACTTTAAAAAACccgacaagtttaagtggccacgaAGCCATTTCGCCTTTTTCCTCCGAAAATATTTCCGAAAAAAATGATTCTGCCATACCAATAATTACTTTTCGAGAGTTTATGGGTACCACATGGAGTTccatccaaaaagcaaaattTTTGTGGTATGGATTTAATTTCAGTTTCAGAATTTGAGAGTTTAAGCATGCCCTTTTTCCATACCAAAGAATTTACTCGCTTTTCATTGGTTGAGTACATTGTATAATTAAGTGAGATTTAATTAAGTTGCATATGCCCTGTTTATATGTGTATCTACAACCCTTTCTTACTGCCTTTAGAATAGAATAATTTGGAGAATCGACAAAGAACATTCTGCTCGCTGTAGCATTGCAAGGAGTCAgcaaaaagacaatgaatacatgACTTGGAAATTCAATTATCCACGTCTAAAACAGCTAATTGCTCCCAACCTCGACAAATTTACATAAGCTTCGTATATTTTTAAGCATAATTGGCCAAAACTGGATGCACATCaagataataagataaaatgGAAATGATATACTAACAGCAGCTTGAGAGTCTGTGATCAAATAGTTTAGTTTTCCATTTAAAGCAGGATGTTCGGTCAGAGATGAGAATCTAGCACATGAGAATTTACCACGTAATTTAATCAGTTTTTACTACAAATGCAATATCATAATGTGATTGTAGTATCTATAAAAATCCTAAACAACACAATAAATGCAGCCAATGGTGGTTAAATAAACATATACATGACCTACTAAATATTGCTAAGCGCTTCATACTAATCAGCTTATGCAATATTTTTTCTCATTTCGCATATCAATccaaaaatttgaaggttttagggtgtgtttggtataacgaaaAATGTTTTtcgaggaaaatgttttccaacaaaatgttttcttgaaaaacaagtagtaattttattcattttccggtgtttggtacgcaaattaagtaaaatgacttctcaagagtattcataaataatttagatataataacaTGAAGCCATAACTTTCAAATAGGGGTGgacatcggtcggttcggttcggttgtgaatattatcggtttagcatatcggctatcggtttacaaatatgataaaccgataaccgaaccgataagatatcggttatcggttaatcggttattgaccattatcggttcggttatcggtttacccgataagataactcaataTAGAGTTAAGCAAAAAAAAGACAATTCActagagttaagcaaaaaagagaagaattcacatATAGCATACTACCCATTTCTGCGTTATGGCCACAACTAATATTTGAAGCATGCTTCATTTTGACAAATTCAAGACCTGTGCAATCTCAAGTATTGATACTACAACTCCACAAACATTCCATCTCCAATTCACTGGAAATAGCAGTTAACAGGAACATAAATAACAATTTTTTGGTTTCCTGCCAAACCATAATCAAGAAATCAATGTCTTTTTTTAGAGTCTAATTGTAGCAAGAGCAACAAGAGTACTAGTAATTCAACAGTTGTCCAAACACAACTGAAATAGTACtaattcttattgggttatcggttaaccCGATAACAAATTGGGCAAACCGAGGCCCGAACCGATAATCCAATAGTGAAAATTTTTTAAACCTTTATCGAACCGTTAATCCAATAACCCGATATCGATACCCCAATAAGTTTTTTTCGGTTCGGGCTATCGGTTATACTCGATATATGCCCAGCCctactttcaaaccaacaaccaTCCGAactcacaaatttcataaacttttgaACCGGTAAACTTTCAAAATCGCaaaatttcgaacccgtaaacttccaaacacataaacctccaaactcataattttggaacttgtaaaattttgaacatttaaaccgataaataaaaaaatatttaaaaaaaatttttcggggggggggggggggagggggggcaaGTCCAACGGAAAAAACCAgaaatttaaattacaaaaaagtaattttttttgtgtGGCATGGGgggattgggggggggggggtttgcaaaaaaacgaaaaaatagaaatatgaaattgcaaaaagaaaaaaggtgtGGGGGGTGGAGGGGTAGTAGGGTGGAGGGTaacggaaaaactgaaatttgaaaaaaagaaagccTTTTTCGTGTTAGGGATTTATTAGATATGCGCTAGATCCAATATCatgt belongs to Nicotiana tabacum cultivar K326 chromosome 6, ASM71507v2, whole genome shotgun sequence and includes:
- the LOC107813481 gene encoding serine/threonine-protein kinase AFC2 isoform X1, whose protein sequence is MEMERVTEFPLTHHLDRRPRKRARLGWDVLPVEPPKAQLGLFCGQEVGNVTSYAPSRQLTDLTCTPFIKGVTQNGSPPWREDDKDGHFVFELGENLTSRYKIHSKMGEGTFGQVLECWDRERKEMVAIKIVRGMKKYRDAAMIEVEMLQQLGKHDKGGNRCVQIRNWFDYRNHICIVFEKLGPSLYDFLRKNNYRSFPIDLVREIGRQLLECIAFMHDLRLIHTDLKPENILLNSSEYVKVPDYKVSSRSPKDGSYYKRIPKSSAIKVIDFGSTTYDRQNQTYIVSTRHYRAPEVILGLGWSYPCDIWSVGCILVELCSGEALFQTHENLEHLAMMEKVLGPLPQHMLKRVDRQAEKYVRRGRLDWPEGATSRDSIKAVLKLARLQNIIMQHVDHSAGDLINLLQGLLRYDPSERLTAREALRHPFFTRDHLRR
- the LOC107813481 gene encoding serine/threonine-protein kinase AFC2 isoform X2; amino-acid sequence: MGEGTFGQVLECWDRERKEMVAIKIVRGMKKYRDAAMIEVEMLQQLGKHDKGGNRCVQIRNWFDYRNHICIVFEKLGPSLYDFLRKNNYRSFPIDLVREIGRQLLECIAFMHDLRLIHTDLKPENILLNSSEYVKVPDYKVSSRSPKDGSYYKRIPKSSAIKVIDFGSTTYDRQNQTYIVSTRHYRAPEVILGLGWSYPCDIWSVGCILVELCSGEALFQTHENLEHLAMMEKVLGPLPQHMLKRVDRQAEKYVRRGRLDWPEGATSRDSIKAVLKLARLQNIIMQHVDHSAGDLINLLQGLLRYDPSERLTAREALRHPFFTRDHLRR